Below is a genomic region from Terriglobales bacterium.
CAGCATCGATTTGTTCGCTTTCATCCATCCCGGAGGGCTCCACGGGGAAGAAAACAGGAACAGGTCGGGATTCACCTTTCGCGCCTCGCGCAGAATGGGCAGCACATAAGCGCGGTCATGCTCAATAGAAAATCGCTTCAGTTCAGGATCTACGTCGCCATCGTTATAGCTGAAAACTTCGGTGGAGTAGTCGCTGGAGCCAATACAAGTGCGACAGACAGTCAATCCCATCTCGGAAGGATGAAACAGAGTATGAAAAAGCTCCGCGCGCGCTTCGGGGGACAACTGATTCAACATGTAACAGGAAGCGTCCGTGAAGGCGGCTCCGAAGCCGAGCATTTCCTGGTACTGCTTGCCGGGGTTCAGAGAGATGGCATCGTTAGTGGCCGATGAAGATGCGGCATGCCAGGAGACGCGGGAGACCTGCGCCGCCTGATGCGTGTCGTCGGTCACCCAGACCGAGATTTGAGAAGGGTTCGTCTTGCCGCTTTGCCCGGCTAGAGATCGCGCAAGGGGGGCCGGCTCCGCCAGTGCGGCGGCGCCCAGAGCGGACATCGCCAGGAAATTTCGCCGTGAGTATGGGCCCGACATTTTCTCTCCTGTGCGAATTTATCCACCGTGATCGTGGGAGAGCAGCCCGCGGCCGCAGCCGCGGGCCGCAAATCATCGGACTAGAAGTAAAACTTAGCTGCGAGCTGAATGACACGTGGGCCACCGACGCCGGCGTATGTATCTGTCCATTGGCCCCAGTTATCGGGCTTCGAAATGGCCAATGAGTCAGATGGCTGCCATTGAAACGGGAAGTGATCGACATTCACGCTGTAGTTCTTGTCATTAAAATTCGGATGGTTGAAAACGTTGAACGCTTCCAGACGGAGTTGTAGATACCGTTCCTCTCTGCCGAGTGGAATGTTCTTGAACAAGGACATGTCCCAGTTCTGCATTCCACCCGTGCGGAGAATGTCACGCGATCCCCGGATGGGCAGTCCAACAGACGGAAGAATCGGGTTCTTGTTCTGATCGAGCGCGTAGAAGTATGGAATGGCGCCCCACATATTGGAGCCGTCCAGAGCTCCTGATTCGAACGACCAATAATTGCTGGTGTCTATTGGCGTTCCGGTCATAAATTGCGTGACACCGCTGAGCTGGTAATTATCGGTAATGTACGACAGCCACTTTGGGCCACCAAAGTGCTTGGTTACATTGGGTAAGTCATAGACATAATTGGCAGCAAATACGTGGGTGCGATCCCAGCCCGCCGCACGATAGTCGAGCAGGGGGAAGAACGTATTGACGGTGTCCTGGTCAGTATTCGCGGTCGTCAAGGCCTTCGACCACGTATACACCGCTCCGAAGGTGAAGCCTTTGCTGAACCGCCGCTGAATTGAGGTTTGCAGCGAGTTGTAGTTCGACGTGCCGTCAAACTTCAGGTACGAAATCTGGTCGTATCCTTTAAAGGGAACGAGCGGAGCATTCGTGTAAGCAGGCCTTCCATACGCGTACGCGCCGCTGAAGTTCAGGCCAGCGGCCGCGTAGATGGGGTTCAGGTTGGGTTCGACGGCGGGAACGGTACCACCAAAGTTCGCGGGATCCTGTGCAGCTCTGGTGAACGCCGTACCGTACGGAATTGCATTAATGTCACGCGAGGTCACCAAATGGCGTGACAAGGTGCCTACGTACGCTACGTCCAGGGTGGTGCTGCGGGCCAATTCGTGTTGAACCCCTAAACTAAAACTGTACACAGTCGGCACCTTACCGCTCCGTTCCGCGCCGAGAATACCCCCCAGAACTCCACTTCCAAAGGAGGACTGCAAGCTCGGCAGATCGGCGATGTTGCCAGCTGCTACCTGAGCTGTGCGTACTAGCGCGGGATTATTAAAGACGGTATTGAAGATCAGATTTCCTTGCGTTCGGTCGTGTAACATGCCGGCCCCGCCACGCAAGACCGTCTTATGGCTCGCAAACACGTCATAGGCGAAGCCTAAGCGTGGTTCAGGCATAATGCCGCGGCTATTCCAACCGCCGTCTGGAAGTTGGCCGTTCTTCGCGAATCTCATGCCGTTTAAAGGATCACCGCTGCCCGGGACTATGCTGCCACTGCTGGGATCAATCGTGACAGCATTGGCTGGGTTGTAAGCCGATGGATCGAAAAGTGCGACCTGGTTTTCTGCGTCGTATTGCGGCGGAATCCAAGCAAAGCGCATACCGTAATCGAAGGTAAGGCGGGGTGTCATTTTCCACGTGTCTTGTACATAAAATTCGAGCTGGTTGTAACGAAACTTACCCAGGGGACGCGCGGTAGATTGACTAAAGCTTTGGAACTCTCCCAATAAAGCGCTGGCCAATGGGTCACCCAGGGTGCAAGAGACTCCTGCCGGGCAGGTGCCTCCACTGGTCGGACCCAGGCCGAAATTAAACTGCCCGTTGATATTGCCCCAGGCAATCTGGTCCTTTCGATTCCTCTGGTAGAACATCCCCATTTTGATGGTGTGCGAGTTGCGGACCCACGTAAGGTTGTCGTTCACGTTGATGGTGGTATTGGCCTGGTGCCAAGGAGTACCCCCGAAGTACCCGCCTCCGAAATTGACGTTTGGAAGATCGTTGAAATATAGGTCCGGTATGGTTTGCGAGGGATAAAGCAGCGGCAGGCTGATGCCATTCTTGGCGAGGGAGATGTTGCCATTGGTCCCATCTGCCGTTGAAAGAGTGTGACTAGGGCCGACGGAAAACTCGTTCAACAGCGTTGGGCGAATGGTGCTGACCAGGTTAACCGAGAGATTCCAGCCAGGATGCCTCTGCGTGCAGCCACCCGGGAAGTTGATGGAGGAAGAACAAGCAAATATGCCGAAAGGACCTGGAAACGGAACAAACGGGGAGGTATCGGTCTCCGCGTTGTGAATCCACCTTCCAAACAGGCGATTCTTGTCGTTGATCTGGTAATCGATCCTAAGAATATCTTCCCGCCGCGGAGCGTTGCCGGAGAGTGCTTGCGAGAAATTGTAGTTCTGGCCATTGACACCGAAGCCGCTTACGTTGGGTAGTGGATAAAGATTCAGGATATTTTGTACTTGGGTAAAGATCGCCTGCTGTGCCGGCGAAAGTTGTGTGGGGTCGATCTTATTGTTCGTGATTCCTGGGCCGGCAATTACAATCGGGTTGCCGTTGCCGTCGATTGATTGTGAGAAATCGCCCTGCCGCTCCAATTGAGTTGGTGTGTAAAAAGTTGAAGTCCCACCGATAGGAATTAATTGCCGATAGAATTCCTGGCTCCAAAATACGAAAAGTGTGTTCTTTCGAATCGGGCCACCAATTTGGTATCCAATGTCGTTGTAGCGGTACAGAGCGGGGTCGTTGTGAGGAGTTGTCTCAAGCAGTTGGTTCTTCTTATGGAACCACTCGTTAGCGTTCAAACTTTCGTGGCGGTGGAAAAATCGCGCATTGCCATGCCAATCGTTAGTGCCGCCCTTGCTGACGATCGCCACCTGTCCGCCAGCGGCCTTGCCAAACTCAGCTTGATAGTTAGAGGTCAGCACTTTCACTTCCTGAATGGCGTCCGGATTAAAGGTGACGTGCGTGCCGCCGTTGTTCCCGGTGTCAACGTTTGACGCCCCATCAATGGTGTATTCATGCTGATTCGCACGCGTGCCGTTGATGTTGAACGCATCAATTCCCCCTGTCCCGGAAACGGCACCGTTGAATCCGCTGATCACACCCGGGATCAGCTTCATGTAGTCCAGCACATTCCTGCCGTTCATTGCGACGTCGTTAAGCTGTTTGCCGGTAATAAGATCGGAGCGCTCGCCGGAGTTGGACTGCAATTGGAGTTCGCCAGTATCGGCGGTGACGCTGACCGATTCTGTAGTGGTTCCGACTGCGAGTACGAGTTGGCCCGCGTTCAGCCTATCCGCCGCACTTAAGACTACTCCAGTCTTTTCGAGTTTCTTGAACCCCGGAGCTTCGACGCTGATCGTATATGTGCCGGGTAGCAGATTCGGGACGATGAAGGTTCCCGCCTCGGATGTCGTCATAGTACGCGTCAAACCGGTTGCGGGATTCGTCACCGTCACGGTCGCGTTACTGAGCATGGCGCCGCTCGGGTCCGTGACGGTGCCAAACATTGTGCCGGACGTGACCTGGGCGAGAGCACAGATGCAGAACAGGGACAGCACGCTCCCCAGCAGTATCAGGCGACGGGCAACGTTGTGGACACGATCAAGCGGGCGGGACATAGGCTCCTCCTGGAAGAGTTCGACGGACTGCAGGCGATCAAGCATTTTATGAGACGAGCGGAGACAATTCTGCTATGCAATCAGGTGGATGCACCATACTTCTTTTGTATAGGGGCACTACTTATGACAATTGGTAGTTTACCGCCTACTCGAGAGAAATAATT
It encodes:
- a CDS encoding carboxypeptidase regulatory-like domain-containing protein, whose amino-acid sequence is MSRPLDRVHNVARRLILLGSVLSLFCICALAQVTSGTMFGTVTDPSGAMLSNATVTVTNPATGLTRTMTTSEAGTFIVPNLLPGTYTISVEAPGFKKLEKTGVVLSAADRLNAGQLVLAVGTTTESVSVTADTGELQLQSNSGERSDLITGKQLNDVAMNGRNVLDYMKLIPGVISGFNGAVSGTGGIDAFNINGTRANQHEYTIDGASNVDTGNNGGTHVTFNPDAIQEVKVLTSNYQAEFGKAAGGQVAIVSKGGTNDWHGNARFFHRHESLNANEWFHKKNQLLETTPHNDPALYRYNDIGYQIGGPIRKNTLFVFWSQEFYRQLIPIGGTSTFYTPTQLERQGDFSQSIDGNGNPIVIAGPGITNNKIDPTQLSPAQQAIFTQVQNILNLYPLPNVSGFGVNGQNYNFSQALSGNAPRREDILRIDYQINDKNRLFGRWIHNAETDTSPFVPFPGPFGIFACSSSINFPGGCTQRHPGWNLSVNLVSTIRPTLLNEFSVGPSHTLSTADGTNGNISLAKNGISLPLLYPSQTIPDLYFNDLPNVNFGGGYFGGTPWHQANTTINVNDNLTWVRNSHTIKMGMFYQRNRKDQIAWGNINGQFNFGLGPTSGGTCPAGVSCTLGDPLASALLGEFQSFSQSTARPLGKFRYNQLEFYVQDTWKMTPRLTFDYGMRFAWIPPQYDAENQVALFDPSAYNPANAVTIDPSSGSIVPGSGDPLNGMRFAKNGQLPDGGWNSRGIMPEPRLGFAYDVFASHKTVLRGGAGMLHDRTQGNLIFNTVFNNPALVRTAQVAAGNIADLPSLQSSFGSGVLGGILGAERSGKVPTVYSFSLGVQHELARSTTLDVAYVGTLSRHLVTSRDINAIPYGTAFTRAAQDPANFGGTVPAVEPNLNPIYAAAGLNFSGAYAYGRPAYTNAPLVPFKGYDQISYLKFDGTSNYNSLQTSIQRRFSKGFTFGAVYTWSKALTTANTDQDTVNTFFPLLDYRAAGWDRTHVFAANYVYDLPNVTKHFGGPKWLSYITDNYQLSGVTQFMTGTPIDTSNYWSFESGALDGSNMWGAIPYFYALDQNKNPILPSVGLPIRGSRDILRTGGMQNWDMSLFKNIPLGREERYLQLRLEAFNVFNHPNFNDKNYSVNVDHFPFQWQPSDSLAISKPDNWGQWTDTYAGVGGPRVIQLAAKFYF
- a CDS encoding twin-arginine translocation signal domain-containing protein translates to MSGPYSRRNFLAMSALGAAALAEPAPLARSLAGQSGKTNPSQISVWVTDDTHQAAQVSRVSWHAASSSATNDAISLNPGKQYQEMLGFGAAFTDASCYMLNQLSPEARAELFHTLFHPSEMGLTVCRTCIGSSDYSTEVFSYNDGDVDPELKRFSIEHDRAYVLPILREARKVNPDLFLFSSPWSPPGWMKANKSML